A stretch of Lathyrus oleraceus cultivar Zhongwan6 chromosome 6, CAAS_Psat_ZW6_1.0, whole genome shotgun sequence DNA encodes these proteins:
- the LOC127092122 gene encoding CDT1-like protein b, with amino-acid sequence MRNSSETPSPSSYKTRSKKPQLRSSKSLFKDPIDELSTKTPEKLPPRARNRGVALSLSDIRKVTKSLHDQEQPQTTLSKGKSARRKIPLASPRKSSKSADELLKLPEKYANFGEFFDSLDSSIRLLRMKGSTTSFTNIRPKIETLTDRRFTHGHLAQLKFILPEAIAIKKILVFDERTSCMKPDLHVTINPDAVEVDAKLPSESETMSLRKFFRARLRDFWESHPEGDEIPEEILPEPFNRPKQEPLLPVFKGPITFSAVKLSTSDNAINTDPDVSVPNETSFEALNQQPAPVSHMPPSFRRRFSQRVKENVHPKFPSDSFQPSAVPFLESSLKIDSTSEVSMSHQKTSQSELVSEAPSTEACSTINCSSICSTPSSVIPATPCKAIECTDGKGESVKSLEPMSTPLGYVSTPSKLMSATPALKPPKRHLMTPEDNSASSPDKLVKRPPSSRSTRSSRSLKFDTPMKNENGASSLSRSLKLDTPMKNENDASRLSRSLKFDTPVKNVNVASSLSTDNDIFDILPDTLLHSIREKERMAIEERDPAISQAKKRKKIIASLPKLFNMIHMMFHSRNRSVITKEELVNTLISSHCDIVDRREVEEQLHLLLELVPEWISEKLASSGDKLLVSVNKMLSPESIRASLEEAK; translated from the exons ATGAGAAATTCGTCAGAAACACCTTCTCCATCCTCATACAAAACCAGATCGAAAAAGCCCCAACTTCGAAGCTCAAAATCTCTATTCAAAGATCCCATTGATGAACTAAGTACGAAAACTCCAGAGAAGCTGCCACCGCGCGCTCGCAACCGTGGGGTTGCGCTTTCTTTATCGGATATTCGGAAAGTTACTAAGAGTCTTCATGATCAGGAACAGCCCCAAACGACGCTATCTAAGGGAAAAAGCGCTAGAAGGAAAATCCCATTGGCTTCCCCGCGTAAGAGCAGTAAATCAGCTGATGAATTACTCAAGCTTCCTGAAAA ATATGCAAATTTTGGCGAGTTTTTTGATAGCTTGGATAGTTCGATTCGATTGTTGCGAATGAAAGGATCTACGACTTCGTTCACTAATATCAGGCCAAAGATTGAAACTTTAACTGATAG GAGGTTTACACACGGTCATTTGGCTCAGTTGAAGTTTATCTTACCAGAGGCAATTGCTATCAAGAAGATATTAGTGTTTGATGAAAGAACAAGTTGTATGAAGCCAGATCTTCATGTTACTATAAACCCTGATGCAGTCGAGGTTGATGCCAAGTTGCCATCTGAATCTGAGACTATGTCTCTGAGGAAGTTTTTTCGTGCACGGCTTAGAGATTTCTGGGAATCTCATCCCGAG GGTGATGAAATTCCAGAGGAAATACTGCCGGAGCCATTCAATCGCCCAAAACAAGAGCCTCTTTTACCTGTGTTTAAAGGTCCCATAACATTCTCTGCAGTGAAATTGTCAACTAGTGACAATGCAATTAATACAGACCCTGATGTCTCAGTCCCCAATGAGACATCATTTGAAGCACTTAACCAGCAGCCAGCACCTGTCTCTCATATGCCTCCATCTTTTAGGAGACGGTTTTCTCAGAGAGTGAAGGAAAATGTCCACCCAAAATTTCCATCAGATTCCTTCCAACCTTCCGCTGTCCCATTTTTAGAGTCAAGCTTGAAGATAGATTCCACATCTGAGGTCTCTATGTCCCATCAGAAAACATCCCAATCTGAGCTGGTTTCAGAAGCACCCAGCACTGAAGCATGTTCTACAATTAACTGTTCTTCAATATGCTCCACACCATCCAGTGTTATCCCAGCTACACCTTGTAAGGCCATTGAGTGTACAGACGGCAAAGGTGAATCTGTCAAAAGCCTTGAACCTATGTCAACCCCATTGGGATATGTGTCAACTCCATCCAAGCTGATGTCAGCCACACCTGCCTTGAAGCCACCTAAAAGGCATTTAATGACCCCTGAAGACAATTCTGCAAGCTCACCGGACAAGTTGGTTAAGCGCCCACCTTCATCAAGGTCAACAAGGTCATCAAGGTCATTGAAATTTGACACTccaatgaaaaatgaaaatggtGCTAGCAGTTTATCAAGATCATTGAAACTTGACACTccaatgaaaaatgaaaatgatgcTAGCAGGTTATCAAGATCATTGAAATTTGACACTCCAGTGAAAAATGTAAATGTTGCTAGCAGTTTGTCAACTGATAATGACATTTTTGATATCCTACCAGATACTCTTCTCCATTCG ATTAGGGAAAAAGAAAGAATGGCAATAGAGGAAAGGGATCCAGCCATTTCACAAGCTAAGAAACGCAAGAAAATTATTGCCAGTCTTCCCAAGCTCTTCAACATGATTCACATGATGTTTCATTCTAGAAACCGTTCTGTCATCACAAAAGAGGAGCTGGTCAACACATTAATCTCAAGCCACTGTGATATTGTTGATAGAA GAGAAGTTGAAGAACAGCTCCATCTGTTGTTAGAATTAGTTCCTGAATGGATTTCTGAGAAGTTGGCTTCCAGTGGAGATAAGCTGTTGGTCTC TGTAAATAAAATGTTGAGCCCTGAATCCATAAGAGCATCACTTGAAGAAGCAAAATGA